A single window of Loxodonta africana isolate mLoxAfr1 chromosome 10, mLoxAfr1.hap2, whole genome shotgun sequence DNA harbors:
- the EDDM3B gene encoding epididymal secretory protein E3-beta has product MGMVALVTEMASSVNILGPVLLLLFPLWGQLMHGQNLSRKQFMKQHHLRPSLEFNQYKCDVLMREIEGLKEKNSHIFLYIAWHQIANICFKTWRERYRNMYVWAHQPFKILSCKRKNFNYSYTEKRSYSHIEFHCSVKGYVDSIEDMRVLEYIDT; this is encoded by the exons atgggcatg GTGGCCCTGGTGACTGAGATGGCATCTTCTGTAAACATCCTGGGGCCTGTCTTGCTCCTACTGTTCCCCCTGTGGGGACAGCTCATGCATGGCCAGAACCTCTCCCGGAAGCAGTTCATGAAACAGCACCACCTGAGGCCAAGCCTGGAATTCAACCAATACAAGTGTGATGTCCTCATGAGGGAAATAGAGGGTCTGAAAGAGAAGAACTCTCACATCTTCCTCTATATCGCATGGCACCAAATTGCAAATATTTGTTTTAAGACCTGGAGAGAGCGGTACAGAAATATGTACGTATGGGCCCATCAACCCTTCAAAATACTCAGCTGTAAAAGGAAGAATTTCAATTATAGCTACACAGAGAAAAGGAGCTACAGCCACATTGAATTCCATTGTAGCGTGAAAGGGTATGTTGATAGCATAGAGGACATGCGAGTGCTAGAGTATATTGATACCTAG
- the RNASE4 gene encoding ribonuclease 4 — MTLQRTGSLFLLLLLTLLGLGLVQPSYGRESKYQRFLRQHMDPEGSGGNDGYCNLLMQRRKMTTSWCKPFNTFIHEDIWNIRSICSTTNIQCKNGSMNCHEGVVKVTDCKETGSSRAPNCRYRAKTSTRRVVIACEGNPEVPVHFDK, encoded by the coding sequence ATGACTCTACAGAGGACCGGTTCATTGTTTCTGCTCTTGCTGCTGACcctgctggggctggggctggtgcAGCCCTCCTATGGCCGAGAGAGCAAGTACCAACGATTCCTGAGGCAACACATGGATCCTGAGGGCTCGGGTGGCAATGATGGCTACTGCAACTTGCTGATGCAAAGACGGAAGATGACTACGAGCTGGTGCAAGCCCTTCAACACCTTCATCCATGAAGACATCTGGAACATCCGTAGTATCTGCAGCACCACCAATATCCAGTGCAAGAATGGCAGTATGAACTGCCACGAGGGTGTAGTGAAGGTCACAGACTGCAAGGAGACAGGAAGTTCCAGGGCCCCTAACTGCAGATATCGGGCCAAGACCAGCACTAGGCGGGTTGTCATTGCCTGTGAGGGTAATCCAGAGGTACCTGTGCACTTTGACAAATAG
- the RNASE6 gene encoding ribonuclease K6 yields the protein MVLDLLGRFPHLLLLLGLWGPMYPLFAVPPNFTKAQWFQIQHLLPSPSQCNQAMRGVNNYTQNCKDVNTFLHDSFQNVAAVCNLTNIKCRSGRNNCHRSQNPVNMTKCTLTSGNYSNCIYGNAALRKSFIVACDPRQRGDPPYPLLVPVHLD from the coding sequence ATGGTGCTAGATCTTCTGGGACGCTTTCCTCACCTCCTATTGCTGCTGGGATTATGGGGACCAATGTATCCGCTTTTTGCTGTGCCTCCGAATTTCACCAAGGCTCAATGGTTTCAAATCCAGCATTTACTGCCAAGTCCTTCCCAATGCAATCAGGCAATGAGAGGTGTCAACAATTATACCCAGAACTGTAAGGATGTAAATACCTTCCTGCATGACTCCTTCCAGAACGTGGCTGCTGTCTGTAACTTGACAAACATCAAATGTAGGAGTGGACGGAATAACTGCCACCGGAGCCAAAACCCTGTTAACATGACTAAGTGCACCCTCACTTCAGGAAACTATTCTAACTGCATCTACGGGAATGCTGCCCTACGCAAGTCCTTCATTGTTGcctgtgatccccgtcagagggGAGACCCTCCCTATCCATTATTAGTTCCCGTGCACTTGGATTAG